In the genome of Flexistipes sinusarabici DSM 4947, one region contains:
- the gap gene encoding type I glyceraldehyde-3-phosphate dehydrogenase: MSVKVAINGFGRIGRCAFRAAVEKGMDIDFVAINDLTDAATLAHLLQYDSVHSKAGFEVDYTDDSIIVNGKKIKVLAEKDPANLPWKDLGVDVVIESTGLFRKREQASKHLQAGAKKVVISAPAEDPDITVNLGVNFDKYDKEKHNIISNASCTTNCLAPVAKVLNDKFGIVNGLMTTVHSYTNDQKILDLPHKDIRRARAAAVSMIPTSTGAAKAVGLVLPELKGKLDGIAIRVPTPNVSLVDLSCTLKKQVTKEDVNSAVKEASEGEMKGILLYTEEELVSVDYNGNPYSSIFDAPLTKVMDGNNVKVFSWYDNEWGYSNRIAELVTKIL, from the coding sequence ATGTCAGTTAAAGTTGCAATTAACGGTTTTGGAAGAATCGGAAGGTGTGCATTCAGAGCTGCTGTGGAAAAGGGTATGGATATTGATTTTGTTGCCATCAATGATTTGACAGATGCTGCAACACTTGCCCACCTGCTACAATATGATTCTGTTCATTCAAAAGCCGGTTTCGAAGTGGATTATACAGATGATTCAATTATTGTTAATGGCAAAAAAATAAAGGTTTTGGCGGAAAAAGATCCCGCAAATTTGCCGTGGAAAGATTTGGGAGTGGATGTTGTTATTGAATCCACCGGTCTCTTTAGAAAAAGGGAGCAGGCTTCCAAGCATCTGCAGGCCGGTGCAAAAAAGGTCGTTATCTCGGCGCCTGCGGAGGATCCCGACATTACGGTTAATCTGGGTGTTAATTTTGATAAGTATGACAAAGAAAAACACAATATTATTTCGAACGCTTCCTGTACAACAAATTGTCTTGCCCCTGTTGCCAAGGTTCTGAACGATAAATTCGGCATAGTCAATGGTCTTATGACCACAGTTCATTCATACACAAACGACCAGAAAATCCTTGATTTACCCCATAAAGATATAAGAAGGGCCAGGGCAGCAGCTGTCTCCATGATACCCACTTCCACAGGTGCCGCTAAAGCTGTGGGGCTTGTACTGCCGGAACTTAAAGGAAAACTTGACGGTATTGCAATCAGAGTACCCACCCCCAATGTCTCACTTGTGGATTTGAGCTGCACGCTTAAAAAACAGGTCACCAAAGAGGATGTTAACAGTGCAGTTAAAGAAGCATCAGAAGGTGAGATGAAAGGCATTTTGCTTTACACTGAAGAGGAGCTTGTTTCAGTGGATTATAACGGTAACCCTTATTCTTCAATTTTTGATGCTCCTCTTACAAAAGTGATGGACGGAAACAATGTAAAGGTTTTCAGCTGGTACGACAATGAGTGGGGATATTCAAACCGAATTGCCGAGCTTGTAACAAAAATACTTTGA
- a CDS encoding phosphoglycerate kinase, with protein sequence MLEGVKFINEMNLKSKKVFIRVDFNVPVKNGVIQDATRIDEAMETISYAKNEGAKVILASHMGRPKGSVKPELSLKPVAEYITGRYFYTCFAEDCIGESVKKNVSNMEDGEVLLLENLRFHPEEKANDPDFAAKLCEFCDVYINDAFGSSHRAHSSVDGLPRKCSEKAAGFLMKRELEYFDMLVNNPERPFYAVLGGAKVSDKIGVIESLMDKVDKILIGGAMAYTFLNVLGVKTGKSLVENDLFNTVEKIIRKADDKNMKIVLPVDHICSTEFNGKPEYVDKRDIPDNLMGLDIGNKTVELYKKELSDAKIVMWNGPMGVFESKDFCKGTFDIAEYLGSLGAVTVVGGGDSVSAVKKAGVSGSIDHISTGGGASLELLEKGTLAGIEALKT encoded by the coding sequence ATGCTTGAAGGTGTGAAATTTATAAATGAGATGAACTTAAAATCTAAAAAAGTTTTTATTCGTGTTGATTTTAACGTTCCTGTTAAAAACGGTGTTATTCAGGATGCCACAAGAATAGATGAAGCTATGGAAACAATTTCATATGCCAAAAATGAAGGGGCAAAGGTTATACTGGCTTCCCATATGGGAAGACCAAAAGGGAGTGTTAAACCTGAATTATCACTTAAGCCTGTTGCAGAGTATATTACCGGCAGATATTTTTACACTTGTTTCGCAGAGGATTGCATAGGTGAAAGTGTAAAGAAAAATGTTAGTAACATGGAAGATGGTGAAGTGCTTCTTTTGGAAAATCTTCGCTTTCACCCGGAAGAGAAGGCCAATGACCCTGATTTTGCAGCGAAACTGTGTGAATTTTGCGACGTTTATATCAATGATGCATTCGGCTCAAGTCACAGAGCTCACTCATCGGTAGACGGACTGCCCAGAAAATGCAGTGAAAAAGCTGCCGGTTTTTTGATGAAAAGAGAGCTTGAATATTTTGATATGCTTGTTAATAACCCTGAAAGACCTTTTTATGCCGTCTTGGGCGGAGCTAAAGTCAGTGATAAAATTGGTGTTATAGAATCGCTTATGGACAAGGTTGATAAGATTCTAATAGGCGGCGCAATGGCTTATACATTTTTAAATGTACTTGGTGTGAAAACAGGGAAGTCGCTGGTGGAAAATGATCTTTTTAATACAGTGGAGAAAATCATCAGGAAGGCAGATGATAAGAATATGAAGATAGTCCTTCCTGTGGATCATATTTGTTCCACGGAATTTAACGGCAAGCCTGAATATGTTGATAAACGAGATATTCCGGATAATCTTATGGGGCTGGATATAGGCAATAAAACCGTTGAGCTTTATAAAAAGGAATTGAGTGATGCGAAAATAGTTATGTGGAATGGCCCGATGGGTGTCTTTGAATCAAAAGATTTTTGTAAAGGGACATTCGATATTGCTGAGTATTTAGGCTCATTGGGTGCTGTTACTGTTGTTGGTGGTGGAGATTCTGTAAGTGCTGTGAAAAAAGCCGGGGTGAGCGGTAGTATTGATCATATATCCACAGGTGGAGGAGCTTCGCTTGAGCTGCTGGAGAAGGGGACACTGGCAGGGATTGAAGCATTGAAAACGTGA
- the ileS gene encoding isoleucine--tRNA ligase codes for MDYKDTLNLPKTGFPMKASLANKEPQRLKAWYDKELYQRILEKRQGAEKYVLHDGPPYANGHLHMGHALNKILKDFVVRIKSAQGYFSPYVPGWDCHGLPIEHQVDKKLGSKKKNMSVSDVRKECRKYADRFIDIQRNEFKRLGVLGDWDNPYVTMDFEYEAVTLGELYKFFNNGGVYKGLKPVHWCTSCVTALAEAEIEYAQHTSDSIFVKFEVDAKTAEEFGIEGEKISVIIWTTTPWTLPANLAVAFHPELEYSFVRIKSSENGNLKAGEIIVVAKKLVEDLMQEFGVNDYEEIKTAFGIDFENKYAHHPFYDRKSLMILGEHVTTEQGSGIVHTAPGHGQEDYEVGREYGLEVLNPVDDYGIFKGSLPVFGGKNIFKANPEIVEHMRENGSLIKSSKVEHSYPHCWRCKKPVVFRATPQWFISMENNDLRKNALSEIKKVKWIPSWGEQRITSMIENRPDWCISRQRTWGVPIAVFTCQDCDETIVDEDIQEKVLEAFKKEGADAWFDYSVEDFLGSDFVCPNCGSKKIRKETDILDVWFDSGTSHAAVCEKRDELTWPANMYLEGSDQHRGWFHSSLLESVGSRGKIAYKEVLTHGFVVDGEGRKMSKSVGNVITPDEIVNKYGAEILRLWVSAEDYSEDVRISADIIKRLVESYRKIRNTSRYLLGNLSDFQPDEDMVSYDHLLDLDRYILIKWEKAKNRILTAFDKYQFHTFYHTFINFCINTLSSFYLDILKDRLYTYKADSHYRKSAQTVVFTLMKEMCIIMSPILSFTADEIWEYLPEYESKSEFVFEEIFPKIQEHNEVQLEEKWDKITAVRKEVNKALELARAEKLIGHPLDARVTLGSKENLKDVLTADEGINRIFIISELIIKDYEEISDGFESENMPLKIFIEQAPYEKCERCWVRSDSIGEDEEHPGICSRCVSQVK; via the coding sequence ATGGATTACAAGGATACACTCAACCTTCCTAAAACAGGCTTTCCTATGAAAGCCAGCCTTGCGAACAAGGAGCCTCAGAGGCTTAAAGCATGGTATGACAAGGAGCTTTACCAGCGGATTCTTGAGAAAAGGCAAGGAGCAGAAAAATATGTGCTGCATGACGGTCCTCCGTATGCAAACGGTCACCTTCATATGGGGCATGCTCTGAATAAAATTTTGAAAGATTTCGTCGTAAGAATTAAATCAGCACAGGGATATTTTTCACCTTATGTGCCCGGTTGGGACTGCCATGGTCTGCCTATTGAGCATCAGGTGGATAAGAAGCTCGGTTCCAAAAAGAAGAATATGAGTGTGTCAGATGTGAGAAAAGAATGCAGAAAATATGCAGACAGATTTATAGATATTCAGCGGAATGAATTTAAACGGCTGGGTGTTCTCGGTGACTGGGACAATCCCTATGTTACGATGGATTTTGAATATGAAGCTGTTACACTGGGTGAATTATATAAATTTTTTAATAACGGCGGTGTTTATAAAGGTTTAAAGCCGGTGCATTGGTGCACAAGTTGTGTTACGGCATTGGCAGAAGCTGAAATTGAATATGCACAACATACTTCAGATTCTATTTTTGTCAAATTTGAAGTTGATGCGAAAACGGCTGAAGAATTTGGCATTGAGGGAGAAAAAATCAGTGTAATTATTTGGACAACCACCCCGTGGACATTGCCTGCAAACCTGGCGGTGGCTTTTCACCCTGAGCTTGAATATTCTTTTGTCAGGATTAAGTCCTCAGAGAACGGAAATCTTAAAGCAGGCGAGATAATTGTTGTTGCGAAGAAGCTGGTTGAGGATTTGATGCAGGAGTTTGGTGTGAATGATTATGAAGAAATCAAGACAGCTTTCGGCATTGATTTTGAGAATAAATATGCACACCACCCTTTTTATGACAGAAAATCCTTAATGATTCTCGGTGAACACGTTACCACCGAGCAGGGCTCAGGTATTGTACATACTGCTCCGGGACATGGTCAGGAGGACTACGAAGTCGGAAGAGAATACGGACTTGAAGTTCTTAATCCAGTGGATGACTACGGTATTTTTAAAGGCAGTCTGCCTGTATTCGGCGGTAAAAATATTTTTAAGGCGAACCCAGAAATAGTTGAACATATGAGAGAAAACGGTTCACTGATTAAAAGCTCTAAAGTGGAACATTCTTATCCTCACTGCTGGAGATGCAAAAAACCCGTGGTTTTCCGGGCAACTCCCCAGTGGTTCATATCGATGGAAAATAATGATCTGAGAAAAAATGCTCTGAGCGAAATAAAAAAGGTCAAATGGATTCCTTCCTGGGGGGAACAGAGAATTACATCTATGATTGAGAACAGACCCGACTGGTGTATTTCAAGGCAGCGTACATGGGGTGTACCTATAGCTGTTTTTACCTGCCAGGATTGTGATGAAACAATAGTTGATGAGGATATACAGGAAAAAGTACTTGAAGCCTTCAAAAAAGAAGGTGCCGATGCATGGTTTGATTACTCAGTTGAGGATTTTCTCGGTTCAGATTTTGTGTGTCCCAATTGCGGTAGTAAGAAAATCAGGAAAGAAACAGATATCCTTGATGTCTGGTTTGATTCCGGCACAAGCCATGCGGCTGTCTGTGAGAAAAGGGATGAGCTGACGTGGCCGGCAAATATGTATCTTGAAGGCAGTGACCAACACAGAGGGTGGTTTCACAGCTCCTTGCTGGAAAGTGTGGGAAGCCGCGGTAAAATTGCCTATAAAGAGGTGCTGACACACGGTTTTGTTGTTGACGGAGAAGGGAGAAAAATGTCCAAGTCAGTCGGCAATGTTATAACACCTGATGAAATTGTAAATAAATATGGAGCAGAAATTCTCAGACTGTGGGTCAGTGCGGAAGATTATTCTGAAGATGTGAGAATTTCCGCTGATATTATTAAGCGTCTTGTAGAATCCTACAGAAAAATACGAAATACTTCCAGATACCTTCTCGGGAATCTTTCCGATTTTCAGCCGGATGAGGATATGGTCAGCTACGACCATCTGCTGGATTTGGACAGATATATACTGATTAAGTGGGAGAAAGCCAAAAACCGTATATTGACAGCTTTTGATAAATATCAGTTTCATACATTTTATCATACCTTTATCAATTTCTGCATAAATACGCTTTCATCCTTTTATCTGGATATTTTAAAGGACAGGCTATATACATATAAAGCAGATTCTCATTACAGGAAGTCGGCACAGACAGTGGTTTTTACTCTTATGAAAGAAATGTGTATTATTATGTCCCCCATTTTATCATTTACAGCAGATGAAATCTGGGAATATCTTCCCGAATATGAAAGTAAAAGTGAATTTGTGTTTGAGGAAATTTTTCCGAAAATACAGGAGCACAATGAAGTACAGCTTGAAGAGAAATGGGACAAAATTACGGCTGTCAGAAAGGAAGTAAATAAAGCTCTTGAACTCGCAAGGGCGGAGAAACTAATTGGCCACCCTCTTGATGCAAGGGTTACTCTTGGCTCAAAAGAGAATTTAAAGGATGTATTAACAGCTGATGAGGGGATAAACAGAATTTTCATCATTTCTGAGCTGATTATTAAAGATTATGAGGAAATTTCCGACGGCTTTGAATCAGAAAATATGCCTCTTAAAATTTTTATCGAACAGGCTCCATATGAAAAGTGTGAGCGGTGCTGGGTGCGTTCGGATTCCATAGGTGAGGATGAAGAGCATCCGGGGATATGCTCAAGATGTGTATCTCAGGTTAAATAA
- the lspA gene encoding signal peptidase II, translating to MKKYILLIAAVVGLDQFTKYLVVHNMSLYESFPVIKGFFSITFILNPGAAFGMMADLNEAYRQLFFIIITIIAIVIISILAYREKQHKLRFFSYMLIISGALGNLIDRIFVGKVVDFLDFYIGKYHWPAFNVADCAISVGIFFLIVDIIFVKEVKSGD from the coding sequence ATGAAGAAATATATACTGCTTATTGCAGCTGTTGTAGGTTTGGATCAGTTTACAAAATATCTTGTTGTACATAATATGTCCCTTTATGAAAGCTTTCCTGTGATAAAAGGGTTCTTTAGCATTACATTTATATTGAATCCCGGTGCGGCTTTCGGCATGATGGCCGATTTAAATGAGGCTTACAGGCAGCTGTTTTTTATAATAATCACGATAATTGCCATAGTTATAATTTCGATTCTGGCATACAGGGAAAAACAACACAAACTGCGGTTTTTTTCCTATATGCTAATTATTTCGGGAGCTTTAGGCAATCTTATAGACAGGATATTTGTTGGAAAAGTCGTGGATTTTCTGGACTTTTATATTGGAAAATATCACTGGCCGGCATTTAATGTGGCCGATTGTGCTATTTCTGTTGGTATATTTTTTCTGATTGTTGATATAATTTTTGTCAAGGAGGTAAAAAGTGGTGATTAA
- the purH gene encoding bifunctional phosphoribosylaminoimidazolecarboxamide formyltransferase/IMP cyclohydrolase — MVIKPKRALLSLSDKDGLIEFAEGLDRCGIEIVSTGGTAKLLKEKGFNIIEISDFTGFPEILDGRVKTLNPKVHAGILNIRENEEHRQTMEKHGFVDIDIVAVNLYPFEKTISSVSVTTNQAIENIDIGGPTMIRSAAKNFKYVTVVVDKQDYAVILDEINTDGGVKFETRMNLARKAFTHTVMYDSIISGYFNDLMGINFPEEIALPMRKKQDLRYGENPHQKASFYSSPAASEPGATNAHQLHGKELSFNNIIDTNAALELVQEFDTPACVIVKHTNPCGVALADDIVEAYKNALECDPLSAFGGIVGLNREVDKELAENLSEIFLEVIAAPSFSEDALDILTKKKNIRLLEIKGDFSVKNKELDIKKVVGGYLLQEKDLQTLPDDRDLKIVTEKKPTGDEYSDLIFAWTVAKHVKSNAIVYAKNNRTVGVGAGQMSRVDSSKIAAEKARNPLEGSVMASDAFFPFRDSIDEAAEKGIKAVIQPGGSIRDEEVIKAADEHGMAMVFTGMRHFKH, encoded by the coding sequence GTGGTGATTAAACCTAAAAGGGCTCTTTTGAGTCTTTCGGATAAAGATGGGTTGATAGAGTTTGCTGAAGGCCTGGATAGATGCGGTATTGAGATAGTTTCCACCGGTGGGACTGCAAAACTTTTAAAAGAAAAAGGTTTCAATATTATTGAAATTTCTGATTTTACCGGTTTCCCTGAAATTCTGGACGGTAGGGTAAAAACACTAAACCCTAAAGTCCATGCCGGTATATTGAATATAAGAGAAAATGAAGAGCATAGGCAGACAATGGAAAAACACGGTTTTGTTGATATAGATATTGTAGCTGTGAATCTTTACCCTTTTGAGAAAACTATAAGTTCCGTTTCAGTTACAACGAATCAAGCAATAGAAAACATAGACATCGGCGGCCCGACAATGATTAGAAGTGCGGCAAAGAATTTTAAGTATGTGACTGTTGTAGTGGATAAACAGGATTATGCTGTTATTTTGGATGAAATAAACACAGACGGTGGTGTAAAATTCGAAACAAGAATGAATTTGGCGCGCAAAGCGTTTACACATACGGTGATGTATGACAGTATTATTTCAGGATATTTCAATGATTTGATGGGTATAAATTTTCCTGAGGAAATTGCGCTTCCCATGAGGAAAAAACAGGACTTGCGCTATGGAGAAAACCCACACCAAAAAGCTTCATTTTATTCATCACCGGCTGCTTCTGAGCCGGGTGCGACCAATGCACATCAATTGCACGGCAAGGAGCTTTCTTTTAATAATATTATTGATACTAATGCAGCTCTTGAACTGGTTCAGGAGTTTGATACACCAGCCTGTGTAATTGTAAAACATACCAATCCATGCGGCGTTGCTCTGGCTGATGATATTGTAGAAGCTTACAAAAATGCTCTGGAATGCGATCCTCTAAGTGCTTTCGGGGGTATTGTGGGATTAAACAGAGAGGTGGATAAAGAGCTGGCTGAAAATTTATCTGAAATTTTTCTGGAAGTTATTGCAGCACCCTCTTTTTCAGAAGATGCCCTGGATATTTTAACAAAAAAGAAAAATATTAGATTGCTTGAAATAAAAGGCGATTTTTCTGTAAAAAACAAAGAATTGGATATAAAAAAGGTTGTTGGCGGTTATTTGCTTCAGGAGAAGGATCTTCAGACCTTACCTGATGACAGGGATTTGAAAATTGTCACCGAAAAGAAACCCACGGGGGATGAGTATAGCGATTTAATATTTGCCTGGACTGTTGCAAAACATGTCAAGTCGAACGCTATTGTGTATGCAAAGAATAACAGAACTGTTGGGGTTGGTGCAGGGCAGATGAGCCGTGTGGACTCCAGTAAAATAGCGGCTGAGAAAGCCAGAAACCCACTTGAAGGGTCAGTGATGGCATCTGATGCTTTTTTCCCTTTTAGAGACAGTATAGACGAAGCTGCAGAGAAGGGGATAAAAGCTGTAATCCAACCCGGCGGATCGATCAGGGATGAGGAAGTTATAAAAGCTGCTGATGAGCACGGAATGGCAATGGTTTTTACAGGCATGAGGCATTTTAAACATTAA
- the purD gene encoding phosphoribosylamine--glycine ligase, with the protein MNVMVVGGGGREHAIAWKAACSGKVEKVYCAPGNGGTAAENKCENINIKPSDFAKLADFAKKNNIELTIVGPEDPLVEGIVDFFEARGLKVFGPCSEAAQIEASKAFAKDVMDKAGIPTAEYQRFTDYNEALAYVDKKGVPIVIKADGLAAGKGVTVAFERQEARGALKNILVDKIFGESGSSVVIEEYLNGEEASYLAFTDGNTILPLQSSQDHKPVFDGDKGPNTGGMGAYSPAPVVTQDIMDYVTENVANPLINELKQRGIIYKGIIYAGLMITDNGVKVLEFNCRFGDPETQPILYRMESDITDVISKCIEEKLDSVNIEWNEKPSVCVVISSGGYPKAYNKGCEITGIEDAETIENVKVFHAGTAEVNGKLVTSGGRVLGVTAKGDGLQNAIEKAYNAVEKIRFSNMHYRKDIGNKALGRMK; encoded by the coding sequence ATGAATGTTATGGTTGTCGGCGGCGGAGGCAGAGAACATGCCATAGCCTGGAAAGCAGCATGCAGCGGGAAAGTTGAGAAAGTGTATTGCGCACCTGGTAATGGGGGAACTGCTGCGGAAAATAAATGTGAGAATATAAATATAAAACCTTCAGATTTTGCAAAGTTAGCTGACTTTGCAAAAAAGAACAATATTGAATTAACAATTGTCGGGCCGGAAGATCCTCTTGTGGAGGGGATTGTTGATTTTTTTGAAGCCCGGGGGCTTAAAGTTTTCGGTCCCTGCAGTGAAGCTGCTCAGATTGAGGCAAGTAAAGCTTTTGCTAAAGATGTAATGGATAAAGCCGGTATTCCCACAGCAGAATATCAACGTTTTACTGATTACAACGAGGCACTTGCATATGTTGATAAAAAAGGTGTACCTATTGTGATAAAAGCTGACGGTCTGGCAGCAGGTAAAGGCGTTACTGTTGCTTTTGAAAGACAAGAAGCAAGAGGGGCACTTAAAAATATACTGGTTGATAAAATATTCGGAGAGTCCGGCAGCTCGGTTGTTATTGAAGAATATTTGAATGGAGAAGAAGCGTCATATCTTGCTTTTACAGATGGCAATACAATTTTGCCTCTTCAATCCAGTCAGGATCATAAACCTGTGTTTGACGGAGATAAAGGGCCAAATACAGGGGGGATGGGAGCATATTCCCCGGCACCGGTTGTCACCCAGGATATTATGGATTATGTGACTGAAAATGTTGCCAATCCTCTCATAAATGAGCTTAAACAGCGCGGCATTATCTACAAAGGAATTATTTATGCCGGATTAATGATAACTGATAACGGAGTTAAGGTACTTGAATTTAACTGCAGGTTTGGAGATCCGGAAACACAGCCCATACTTTACAGAATGGAATCGGATATTACAGATGTGATTAGCAAATGTATTGAAGAAAAACTTGATTCTGTAAATATTGAATGGAATGAGAAACCATCAGTTTGTGTGGTGATTTCTTCAGGAGGTTATCCCAAAGCTTACAATAAGGGTTGTGAAATTACAGGTATTGAAGACGCAGAGACGATTGAAAATGTGAAAGTATTCCATGCAGGAACTGCTGAAGTGAACGGCAAACTGGTTACTTCCGGTGGCCGTGTACTGGGTGTCACTGCGAAAGGAGACGGGCTTCAAAATGCTATAGAGAAGGCTTATAACGCTGTGGAAAAAATACGTTTTTCAAATATGCATTACAGAAAAGATATAGGAAATAAAGCCCTTGGGAGGATGAAATGA
- the purE gene encoding 5-(carboxyamino)imidazole ribonucleotide mutase, producing MSKVGIIMGSKSDIEIAEKVMDTLDEFGVEWEVTVSSAHRTPEKTADWVKNAPHRGVKVIVAIAGAAAHLAGVVASETHIPVLAVPVASTSLQGMDALLSMVQMPGGVPVATMAIGKAGAKNAAIFSVQIISAGDEILEKKLLDYKKEMAEKVYKDDEEIQRRLKNRG from the coding sequence ATGAGCAAAGTCGGAATAATTATGGGAAGTAAATCTGACATCGAAATCGCGGAAAAAGTCATGGATACTTTGGATGAGTTTGGCGTGGAATGGGAGGTTACCGTTTCCAGCGCCCACAGAACTCCTGAAAAAACAGCTGATTGGGTAAAAAATGCTCCACACAGGGGAGTGAAAGTGATTGTTGCTATAGCCGGTGCAGCAGCTCATTTGGCAGGAGTGGTTGCCAGTGAAACACATATTCCGGTATTGGCAGTGCCGGTGGCTTCAACATCACTGCAGGGAATGGATGCTCTTTTATCAATGGTTCAAATGCCCGGAGGCGTACCTGTGGCAACAATGGCTATTGGCAAGGCCGGTGCTAAAAACGCTGCAATATTTTCCGTACAGATTATTAGTGCCGGTGATGAAATATTGGAGAAAAAACTGCTTGATTATAAAAAAGAGATGGCAGAGAAGGTTTATAAGGATGACGAGGAAATTCAGAGGAGATTGAAAAATAGAGGTTGA
- a CDS encoding L-threonylcarbamoyladenylate synthase, with the protein MKADTADAVKVFKKAASSHSPVIFPTDTIYGIGAEFFDVFANEKISKIKGREANKPFPVLISDFKQMDDLKIILTNKTKRILDKLWPGPFTFILETDLEGYSYAVNNGKIAVRLPDKKWLRDAISMMHTPFTATSANLSGEVYNGEFRNIFEIFKNDIDYFLYEEPSSQGNTPSTIVDVSGEEINILRNPLAINIKDLQ; encoded by the coding sequence ATGAAAGCAGATACGGCAGATGCTGTTAAAGTATTTAAAAAAGCAGCGTCATCTCACTCTCCGGTAATTTTTCCCACAGATACTATTTATGGTATTGGTGCTGAGTTTTTTGATGTTTTTGCCAATGAGAAAATAAGCAAAATAAAGGGGAGGGAGGCTAATAAACCTTTTCCTGTATTGATATCTGATTTTAAGCAGATGGATGATTTGAAGATTATCCTTACGAATAAAACAAAAAGAATCCTTGATAAGTTATGGCCGGGTCCTTTTACTTTTATTTTGGAGACTGATCTTGAGGGTTATTCTTATGCTGTTAATAACGGCAAAATCGCAGTAAGGCTGCCGGATAAAAAATGGCTCAGGGATGCTATCAGTATGATGCATACCCCTTTTACAGCTACGAGTGCAAATTTATCCGGGGAGGTTTACAATGGAGAATTCAGAAATATTTTTGAAATTTTTAAAAATGATATAGATTATTTTTTATATGAAGAACCTTCTTCACAGGGAAATACGCCTTCGACTATTGTGGATGTTTCCGGTGAGGAAATAAATATTTTGAGGAATCCTTTAGCAATAAATATTAAGGATTTACAATAG